GAGCAAAGAAACTTTGAAATaaaaggtgatcaatttagaggtatcggattttaaaatgaaataaaacagtgaaaatttaaattttttaggcaatctttattatttttgtgtagaaccattcatgacatttattttttttaagataacatAATCCTTTTCAattgttggccgcaactgcgccgtaattcggccatccgtaacaccaattttgaatgactcaccGGAggacttcggccggtatctcataaataactttagtaatcttagctttcaatgcctcaatcgacgTTGGTTTATCtataaagcatttagactttacatacccccccCAGAAAtagaagtccaaaggtgtgatatcacacgattttgGTGGTCAATGCACTGGCCTGAGACTAGAGATAAATTGCTCGCTGAAATgaagacgcagtaaatccattattttacgGACTGTATGTAaaatagcgccgtcttgttgaaaccaaatgttttggagatcacgacttcaatttccggcatcaaaaagccgcttagcatggcgcgatagcgttcgtcaTTCATTGGCGCCAGCtttgtctttgaagaaatagagGCTGATGATTCCTTCAGCCCATAGGCCCCACCAAgcagttgttttcaatggacgTAATGGctgcccaaatacggcaattttacttattggcttagccattaagccaaaaatgtgtctcatcgctgaacaaaataagTTGGCGTGatcgcgcgatgaacacttttcacagagcgtcgattttcgtacgATTTTATACGATTTATAAACGCtattgaggcgtaagtcttaccataatgaaatgtcaatgaatactgaaagaatTCTGTATTTGGTTTGACAGCAGTTACGCGTGGTCTGTCAAAAAAACCTTATCGGAAAAAGCGCCTCCAGTCCGTTCATCctttaaaaataacttaaatactCTTTAACTATTTAGTTGCAGTCTCTTAGAGCTTTGACTTTTTCGAAATGAAGGTCGAAATTTCCGAGACTTCCTAAATTCAGTTTGCTGATAACTTTTTCCAGTAGAGGCATGATTCTATGTAAATGGATCGTTTAGTATTTTGGTTCATCTATTAGGAATAGTTTTGATCGAAACGAGTGTTTTACAAGGTGACTTCATGAGctccttttttcttttgcaattcAATTATCACTGAAGTAATGGTCTCAATCCTTCCTCATAATATTATTAactgtaaaaaattgttttattgagaaaaactcaacaaaatttggttttggCCTCATATTGACCAtcgatttaatttaatgttttgctAATAAATACTGAATGATTAAACCACCGTTATGATTTCCTGAATACGCGCTAAGGCATCGAAGGGAATttaattacacatacatacatataaaagaataaaatgaaaatgattgactTTAAACAAAAtccttttaaaatgaaaatcaaacCACTGAGCAATGGTGAAAATCGCACAGGACGCAGTTGCTTGCGAGCACGTCTCGTCTTTCGCTGGAAGACATGGGTATGCCCTACCATAAACACCAACTTCCCAAATAGCTCAAATGAGTTTCACGCTACCAGTATTAACACTAATTGTGCTCTTTCATTCTACTCTTTCCAGGCTGAGCTTTCCGATGTGCTACGCAAACGCAATCGAAATCGCCAAGATGCTTCCGAAGAGGATCTGGGACTGCCACGCAGTCCAGCTTCACCGCAAAGGCATGCCGATCGTACACATCGCAACCACCATGCCGCAAGTGGCAGTGGTCGCCATAGTAACGGCAATCACAATAATGTTGCCACACCTCCCTCCGCCACAGGCAATCAAAGTGAGGTTTCCTCATTGAGCCTGCTGAGCATGAATAGTGGCGATGGCGAGGAGATATTAGCTGCATCCACAGCTAACAATTCCACAACTAGCACCAAAGAGGTTGTGCAAGAACGCTCGATGACATCGTCGTTTGGAGGGCGCAGCATAACACGCTCGTCCACTGTTTCAACCACATCGGTGTGCTCTGAAATTTATCGGCATTCATCGAGCGCCAGTTTGGGTAGCGATTCCAATCGAGATGAGCCGGATTTGTTGGGGGCGAAATGTCAACGGCTATCCCACTCAGCTGCCAAACATAAAATGGCTTTAAGGCCAGCCAAGAAGAAGGGTCCCAGTCGTCAACACCGGCGTACGCTGGAGGTAAAGTCGCAAGCAAACAGACTTGATTACAATacaaatgcgttgtttttggaATTATTCAATGTATGCTCAATTTTTACAGACTTCAATACCGGAGGCCAATGAGGATAACCTGAGAATGGCTGGCAATGTACAACTGGATATTTCAGGTATTTCGtattaatattctttttaaattagaattaaaatattttttgttttaatagaaCCCGATGCGAAAGCCAAAACACGCTCCCTACCACCGAGTgttaatactaaaatattagaTAAACATGTTGTAGACTCGAAAAAGACGACTTCGCCCTTAAAATCGAAATCGAAGTCCTCCGCATCATCCAACGAGCAAATACTGAACGTCAAACGCTCGAAAATCGAAAAGCTTGAGAAAAGCAGTGAGAGTGGCAAGTCCACGATCTCAACATCCACCTCTAGCAGCAGCACATCTATCACCGCTGCCACCAATTTGTTTGGTTTACGAACACTTACGGCCAAAGCAACTGCACTCTTCGAGCCGCCACAAGAGTCTTCTACAGATCCCACACCCAGTGAACAAGAGCTTAAGAAAGAGAAGGAGaaagtcaaagaaaaaagttcaacaaaTACAGGCTCTGAGACAACAGAAAGTGGCTTCCTTCGTCGTCTCATCCAACGCAATTCGAAGCGTTCAGTTTCGCGTTCTAATCCCACCAGCAACACTAATAACAGCGACAACAAAGACGTCGTTGCTGTTGAGGTTCCAATGGATGTATGCCAAAGTGAGCACGAATCAAAATCTAAGATGCAAATTTCCACTTCTTGTATGGATATGAAATCGACACCAGACTCGAGTGTGACGAAGCTGGATAAGTCGCGTAGCGCTTTAAATTACGAGCAAAATATCGAAGAAACCCGCAAGGATATCAAGCGGGAAATTATGTCAGTCGGCAATACAGGCATGAATGCCATGTTAAATGCACATAACATGGCATCAGttggcaacagcaacaacaacattaaggAGCCTGCAACATCACCACAAAAGCCCAAATCCGGAGCTGCCGCTCGCCAACGCTACATGCCGCAGGATATCGGTTCACTGGATCGCAAGACCAACAGTCATAGCACCACTACCGCAACAACTTCAGAATCGTATGCCAGCAGCACGAGCAGCATACTTTCCAAATGCTCACAGCAGGAGATATTTCAATCTACTTCGATCATACGTGAAATAACCGCCTCACACGCGTCCAGTGTCAACTCGGTGAGTAGTACACACAAGTCGGAGCATCATTTTGAGAAGAAGCCAAAAATTGTCGGACTCAGCGCGTTTCAGCAGAAAATTTCGCGCTCAAACGactcagtggggcgcttcgccAGCAACGGCAATAGCAACGCAAACTCTACCAACTCTCTGGACACTGCGGGCGATGTGTCCACCTACAAAAGTCAAGAGCAAAAACAGCGTAAGTTAGTGGAGAAATCACGCAGTTTCCGCACATATCAGGATGATGCGCACTCAACCACTACTGCTGTGCACAACAACATGCCCAGCTTGCCAGATTTAACGCTTAACTTGCGTGTGCCCTGCTACAATGATTTTGCACTCAATACCAAGGATACCGCAGTGACCACCCCAGATCGCAGCACTTCTTTGGGCTTTGAAGTTAATGAGCAAGAAGCTGTGCGTCTCACCACACCACGCACTGAGTCGGCAGGCAATTTGACTGCAAGTAGCtacaacttttcaaaaaatgtcgTAGTTAAGAGCTCACCTACCAAATTAGTTGCGCTTTCGCAGCCCAGCAGTAGTGTAGCAGAAAACGATGAGCTTGAGTCCAAAAATGATTTACTTGCAAAGTCACCATTTATAAGTGTGTTGCGCAAACCCACAAGTACCACCAGTTTGGAGGAAATACCAGCGGTGGTGACTGTGTGcgccaacaacaataagaaaTCTGTTGAACAGAATAACGCCACTAAGAAAGGTTCGTCAATATCACTGGTCGCTGTGGTGCCGCCGACACAAGAAGTGGCCAAGAtggagcagcagcagctgcgTCCTAAGGTCTTGCATTTGCGGGATTCGAATGCTAGTATTGATACTTCCACTTCGACCGACGACTTGAAATTAACGCCCATCACTGCTGCGGTGCCACTACGCGAAAAACCAAAGGTACAAGTGAATGTGACTGGTGGTAGCATTCGCACCTCCATGGACATATTGGCAGCAAACCACAATGAGGTGGAGAGGAAGTCGGCGCCTACACCTGTAGTGCAGACGAATAAAGCGCATAGTTTCAAGACAACGCGTCGAAGTTCAAGCTTGCTGGACAATCCACCGAACAGCCGAAACGCCAGTGAAGAACGAAATGCTGCAGCAAAGGTGAGTGAATGTAACAGAGCATTAACAGAATATAAACACTGTTTTTCATTATCTTTTctattaatatttcaatatgGCTGTGAAGCAATGTGAACCAATCTGTCACTGTCTGTTTCGATATGAGCTTTATTAAGTTATATGCATAGCTTCAGTTTCAATCTAGAAACAGAGCATGATTTAATGAATTGCGAGAGATTCTGGTACGTGATGGCGCGCTCGTTATTCATATCGCATACATTTTTCCTCCAAAGTGCCTATCAGCAATCTATATCCTCTCTGTACAACCCAAGTTGACTGGTATTTAGCAAGTATTCAAAGAAATTGCAAGTCGAATTATCCCGTTCGGTTTCAAAGCTATTAATGGGATCTGCTTTCACTACGGTTATGTGTAACAGCATAAAGTAATGGAGGTAAACTTggacatattatatataccaaATCGCTCAGATTGATGAGAGGAGTCGTCTGTCCATCCTTTCGTCAAATAACtggagcaaaaaataataaattttaatgaaacctGAAAATAAGCGAAAgcggctaaaaaaaaatataatggaaataaaattctgaaaaactgGCGGTTCCACTCCCACTTTTGGGTAAATCTCGataacgacttaataaaactcacACGCATTACTCCCTACCTCAATTTAATccgacataaatatatttttaagattggATAAACACACGCCCACTTTTCATATGATATATCCAAAAATCGTTCCATGCTtctgatgttacaagctataACTGTCATGGgtttgtttcattaaaaaattaaacgcccgctcaaattaaatttttagttccttacttgtttttatTCCAAGTAATCCCATTAGATAAGTAGATAAGTGGAAGTGATTTCACGAGTTTGACTTTAGTctctctttcttcttcttcttcttcttcttcttgattggcgcgataaccgcttacgtgattttgaccgagtttaacaaagcgcgccagtcgtctcTTTCCCGTGCAAACCTGCGCCAGtgggaaacaccaagtgaaactaagtccttctccacctgatctttccaacgcataagcagccttcctcttcctctgctacaacCAGCTGGTGCCGTGTCGAATACTTCCGGAGACGGAGCGTTTGTTTCCGTTCAAACGATATGGCCCAACCAacgaagctgctggatctttattcactgcgctgtGTTTATCTCATCATAAAGCTCCCACTTTAGTCACTCTTTATTATGATTCCAGTGTCTCTAATGAAGCTCATTAGACTATTTACATTGATGTATAATTactgggttgatgcgtgactaccattcggtagggtTCGTGATCAAAACACCAAATTCTggaaagggttttctaatagcggtcgctattcggcaagcaatggcaaacctccgagtgtatttctgctatttaaaagctcctcataaaaacctatatgccgttcggagacaCATGAAACTGAAAGTCCCTTCATTTGAGCAAAAACATATGTCAAACTTTTACTTAGCATAAGTGCACTCTTAAGTTTGCCGAACGAACTTTTCTACCATTTAATACTTCACGTACTCGGGCATCTTCTCCGAAACAAATCGAAAAGGGTAGTCACGGACAAACTCACTTAATACGATGCCCGCCATCTGATACTCGCCAGCTAAATGTTGCGCCCTGATACCAAAGCCTGCTTTCACGCGGCACAGTATAGTTTTAGACGAAATAAGAGCACATTACTTTCTCTTAATCGCTCGTATAGTATACACACATCGCATTGAGAATATACTTACGTTACAAGTTCATCTCTCTAAGTCTCTGTGACCGAGTTTGAGAGGATTAACCAACCTCAGCTAAACTCTGACCATTCCAAAATAACTTTAAGGCTTGCCATAAATTCCTGAATTGTCTGCTTCTGGTTAGCGTCAGCAGTGTAAAATAACTTGGACCAAATTTAAAGCCCCCCGCATGAAAATTTGTCTAATGGAGGAAagtgttttttatttcctttcttaTTCCAGTCTACAATTCTTACCTCCGCATTTTCAATCAATTATTTAatccaaaaaattatacataatttttctgcAGATTATTGAACCGACGAGTGGTAGCAGTACTCCCAACGACGACGGCGTTCCCGAGTTCATGCGTATCCAACTAAACCGCGTCGATCTCGCGCGCATTGCTAAGAGCGCAAATGTAGTACTAGCCAAGAACGTACGTGAAACACACTCGCCACCGCAACAACAGCTGTCGCCGCAGCATCAACaaccacagcaacaacaagtgcagcaacagcagcatgTTACCAAAGAGGCTAACGAGCGCAATTCCAATCTGGATGATCTCAACTTGCGCCGCTTGAGTAATGAGAGTGTTGAGATAATAGAGAAATCATCACCTACAGAAGTGGACAAGCAGAAACCGGTATTCAATATGAGCCAGAACAGTAGCAGCTGTggtaataacaacagcaacaatgacAACTGCAAGTCACCAACAAAATCGCATGTGGTGGTGAGCGCCTTGCCGCCTAGGAGTCCGGTGAAGAAACAGCAATCGATAGTAGCCATCACGCCAACAACACCAACTGGCAACGAGGATACCGTAATGTTGCGCACCAAAGCACCAGATACACCAGCAGACGCGGTCGTGCTCAGTAGCAACAAATTTTCGTTGCAAGAGCGGAAGCGACTATTTATGAGCGAAGAGAAACTGAAGACAGACAAACGCCTCGAAGAGTTGCGCAATGAGCGCAAAAAGTCCATCACGGAGGAGGTTTATCGCAAGTCATTCGCCAAGTCGGAGGAGAAGCTAGAGACGAATGAGAAGGCGGCAACAGAAAGTGTGGTGATGTTGCGCAAGAAGTCCTTCTGCGCTACAACGCAAGCAGGCGCGGCGGCCACGAACGGCAATCGTGACGATGCGACACCTGAACTCATGAAAGTTTTCGCACGACGCTCATTGAAAATCAAGGATGAGGACATCAATGCGTTGGCAGACAAAATTCATGCGAACAACTGCAGCACCAGCAGTGCCAAGAAATTTGCCGCCACACAACAGAATGTCGACAGCGACAAGGAGAATCAATCGGCGAGCGAAGAAAAGCTCGATAAATTGCCGAAACTTGAGTCATCGATAGAATCG
The sequence above is drawn from the Anastrepha obliqua isolate idAnaObli1 chromosome 4, idAnaObli1_1.0, whole genome shotgun sequence genome and encodes:
- the LOC129243697 gene encoding probable serine/threonine-protein kinase DDB_G0282963, encoding MSASLMSCVRENSPPLDVVDGAHFSSATGPTSLPDCHMSTMSTANQQQLTSTALTTSNVNESNSSGGGAGGGGDGTAASNEPKRRRFHPLRNLRRIFRRRTITSVTDTPANVNTSNTLPPPTSSTSEKNLRSATLSSISSVVSASSPSSPLTHQQLQDAYSSQSLPKSKSYSISGGGNGGSGSAASSGSVVKSPHRDALLATVLGGKHKHQQTKQQLQQQLEEAVNDSEMYTTTSSMYHHHQHQQVGSSGGVLFQPPHSVRQSLGVAVLPSAMNRSFYAERQKLRSVGDSSQELDSSGNDSGSATGTTSVNNTTSGSGSGSASAGRANGCVSSEMTDSQRSLSEGRLVDSDYSHDPLSQSHDSVFSESASASLFSNRDYQAELSDVLRKRNRNRQDASEEDLGLPRSPASPQRHADRTHRNHHAASGSGRHSNGNHNNVATPPSATGNQSEVSSLSLLSMNSGDGEEILAASTANNSTTSTKEVVQERSMTSSFGGRSITRSSTVSTTSVCSEIYRHSSSASLGSDSNRDEPDLLGAKCQRLSHSAAKHKMALRPAKKKGPSRQHRRTLETSIPEANEDNLRMAGNVQLDISEPDAKAKTRSLPPSVNTKILDKHVVDSKKTTSPLKSKSKSSASSNEQILNVKRSKIEKLEKSSESGKSTISTSTSSSSTSITAATNLFGLRTLTAKATALFEPPQESSTDPTPSEQELKKEKEKVKEKSSTNTGSETTESGFLRRLIQRNSKRSVSRSNPTSNTNNSDNKDVVAVEVPMDVCQSEHESKSKMQISTSCMDMKSTPDSSVTKLDKSRSALNYEQNIEETRKDIKREIMSVGNTGMNAMLNAHNMASVGNSNNNIKEPATSPQKPKSGAAARQRYMPQDIGSLDRKTNSHSTTTATTSESYASSTSSILSKCSQQEIFQSTSIIREITASHASSVNSVSSTHKSEHHFEKKPKIVGLSAFQQKISRSNDSVGRFASNGNSNANSTNSLDTAGDVSTYKSQEQKQRKLVEKSRSFRTYQDDAHSTTTAVHNNMPSLPDLTLNLRVPCYNDFALNTKDTAVTTPDRSTSLGFEVNEQEAVRLTTPRTESAGNLTASSYNFSKNVVVKSSPTKLVALSQPSSSVAENDELESKNDLLAKSPFISVLRKPTSTTSLEEIPAVVTVCANNNKKSVEQNNATKKGSSISLVAVVPPTQEVAKMEQQQLRPKVLHLRDSNASIDTSTSTDDLKLTPITAAVPLREKPKVQVNVTGGSIRTSMDILAANHNEVERKSAPTPVVQTNKAHSFKTTRRSSSLLDNPPNSRNASEERNAAAKIIEPTSGSSTPNDDGVPEFMRIQLNRVDLARIAKSANVVLAKNVRETHSPPQQQLSPQHQQPQQQQVQQQQHVTKEANERNSNLDDLNLRRLSNESVEIIEKSSPTEVDKQKPVFNMSQNSSSCGNNNSNNDNCKSPTKSHVVVSALPPRSPVKKQQSIVAITPTTPTGNEDTVMLRTKAPDTPADAVVLSSNKFSLQERKRLFMSEEKLKTDKRLEELRNERKKSITEEVYRKSFAKSEEKLETNEKAATESVVMLRKKSFCATTQAGAAATNGNRDDATPELMKVFARRSLKIKDEDINALADKIHANNCSTSSAKKFAATQQNVDSDKENQSASEEKLDKLPKLESSIESQTHVGGGKLTNGISNRNSLADFRTKSVVGNGTTISNGLSLNNSSNNNNNNNNHTAANSNNTTGGHTVNNTTANNVPVNATTNGISSNGGSGRSFLPPIKVAGFRTIPIERNNSVSKIYPTTACETLNNNNNNNSNNINNNNHHHNHNHHHQQNSKSNERQSLNVKMIESNSSAGSSNSSASSNSSTSSSNINTNSKVIERSATVSEFKGIHQRRAEWEQRAKEALK